In Aegilops tauschii subsp. strangulata cultivar AL8/78 chromosome 3, Aet v6.0, whole genome shotgun sequence, one genomic interval encodes:
- the LOC141020617 gene encoding uncharacterized protein, whose translation MRPFHPPRPSAAQPHHPRPGDPGQPPPHALPMHHQQQMNPAAFPGFGAANPMAAVAAANPFLAMQLFGQAQQLQNLGYLAAAALQQQQHQQQHHHQPQQQQNPFLPGGFPPNPNQFGAFPGPQAGFNGGGGGGFRPGGAGLAGPRPPLPMMGAAWNGGSGGGGGVGVNGSPRPALNVDGKDRSSSGGVGQVSQTNNKSDGASHVASENGVRNNATDQKSRFNPGRDGKDGRQFGPSGGRGRGDSRGGGQFNPSGGRGRGDSRGGGQFSPSGGRGRGDGRDGRFSPSGGRGRGRNFNQGRGRGRNDWREGKSNFTSSDSPISGDCHIDSPASERVRKRPPIIYDKKEVKRWVQARKKNYPTSANINKKLCQSQLDEQKKDEEAQMRRRELKEVIAKQKELGLELPELPPGYLSDTEGQPRGRQGDEKESNWKTRQGGGRFGNRGRGRGRGRGRDNKRQRSDDREDFQSKRPRERNNNSRRHDGGAMAKSREPTLLQKLLNSDIKRDRHRLLHTFKFMALNNFFKDWPAKPLEFPIVKVDQIELESDIDEEDSDDDLPDAETAKDCSLGLKENGDQPESSSSGEEDGSEDDDEADDKGADTEITEKVSGEDSDAEQCCASEEGFSDFSA comes from the exons ATGCGCCCCTTCCACCCTCCCCGCCCCAGCGCCGCCCAGCCCCACCACCCGCGGCCCGGCGACCCCGGCCAGCCCCCGCCCCACGCCCTCCCCATGCACCACCAGCAGCAGATGAACCCCGCCGCGTTCCCCGGCTTCGGCGCCGCCAACCcgatggcggcggtggcggcggccaaCCCCTTCCTCGCGATGCAGCTCTTCGGCCAGGCGCAGCAGCTCCAGAACCTCGGctatctcgccgccgccgcgctccagcagcagcagcaccaacaacaacaccaccaccagcCACAACAGCAGCAAAATCCCTTCTTGCCGGGAGGCTTCCCGCCGAACCCCAATCAGTTCGGGGCCTTCCCTGGCCCGCAGGCCGGcttcaacggcggcggcggcggcgggttccGGCCTGGTGGTGCCGGGTTGGCCGGGCCTCGGCCGCCCCTGCCGATGATGGGCGCTGCCTGGAAtggtggcagcggcggcggcggcggcgtcggggtgaACGGCTCGCCGAGGCCTGCGCTGAACGTTGATGGGAAAGATCGGAGCAGTAGCGGAGGGGTCGGTCAG GTAAGCCAAACTAATAACAAATCAGATGGCGCCTCTCATGTTGCCTCTGAAAATGGTGTGAGGAATAATGCAACAGATCAGAAATCCCGATTTAACCCTGGAAGAGATGGTAAGGATGGAAGGCAGTTTGGTCCATCTGGTGGAAGAGGGAGAGGAGATAGTAGGGGTGGAGGGCAATTCAATCCATCTGGTGGAAGGGGGAGAGGAGATAGTAGGGGTGGAGGGCAATTCAGTCCATCTGGTGGAAGGGGAAGAGGAGATGGTAGGGATGGACGGTTTAGCCCATCTGGtggcagggggagagggagaaatTTTAATCAAGGCCGTGGAAGAG gaagaaATGACTGGAGAGAAGGAAAATCTAATTTTACAAGTAGTGACAGTCCAATATCAGGAGATTGTCACATTGACAGCCCAGCATCTGAAAGAGTTCGAAA GCGCCCTCCTATCATTTATGACAAAAAAGAAGTTAAACGGTGGGTTCAAGCACGCAAGAAAAACTACCCTACAAGTGCCAACATAAACAAG AAGTTGTGTCAGAGTCAATTGGATGAGCAAAAGAAAGATGAAGAGGCCCAAATGCGCCGCCGG GAACTCAAGGAAGTTATAGCAAAGCAGAAGGAATTGGGTTTGGAACTCCCTGAACTACCACCTGGCTATCTGTCTGACACTGAGGGTCAACCCAGGGGACGTCAAGGCGATGAAAAGGAAAGTAATTGGAAGACTCGACAGGGGGGTGGTCGTTTTGGAAACCGAGGGCGTGGCCGTGGTCGGGGCCGTGGCCGTGACAATAAGCGACAGAGGTCTGACGACAGAGAAGATTTTCAGTCTAAAAGACCGAGGGAGAGGAACAACAATAGTCGTCGTCATGATGGTGGTGCGATGGCCAAGAGTAGGGAACCAACCCTCTTGCAGAAGCTTCTTAACTCTGATATCAAGAGGGACAGGCACAGGCTTCTGCACACGTTCAAATTCATGGCCTTGAACAATTTCTTCAAGGACTGGCCTGCTAAGCCGCTGGAGTTCCCTATTGTCAAGGTGGACCAGATAGAGCTTGAAAGTGATATTGACGaggaagactcagatgatgactTGCCGGATGCCGAGACGGCCAAGGACTGCAGCCTCGGTTTGAAGGAAAATGGTGATCAGCCGGAATCGAGCTCCAGCGGCGAGGAGGATGGAagtgaggacgacgacgaagCTGACGACAAGGGTGCTGATACTGAAATAACCGAAAAGGTTTCAGGTGAGGATTCCGACGCAGAGCAGTGCTGTGCGAGTGAAGAAGGGTTCTCAGATTTCTCGGCCTGA
- the LOC109778959 gene encoding probable ADP-ribosylation factor GTPase-activating protein AGD14 has product MGSRREEERNEKIIRGLMKLPPNRKCINCNSVGPQYVCTNFWTFTCLSCSGIHREFTHRVKSVSMSKFTTQEVRALEQGGNQRARDIYLKDWDWQRMRLPDNSKPDRIREFIRTVYVDKKYAGAKSTDKPATDSESVKGNESETRRPDSYHSYSQSPPYDFQYEDRRYGKQVNTLARRPSDRALFDGKLGSLLYSPGRSRDQMHEDRFANESHGSRFSDFSASSTSDFRNDVLSPSSQDTGYSSPSVHHSRNVSAENPQSQRHPNAVSQIESNGGRRSQRTASSGSFGSFDGSSPSNKSVDSGVLPDAPTERPVPSAANRQSGASSVAHSTQPYALQQSANSSASQIAPQESLRHLPVSAQPQPQPTAFTNQDLFDMSTLPQPVVYAPPIDLFAGFNQQTASVPNGHSDVVKEAVHNAVVQKVVTTSSSVSAEAVPTSHPVHQDLFSLSIAQDPATSSSPPSVDLFAGFDQQLPPTSSVHHITPAAPLPANEGWAFFDTPQYGSSTSVSNVQAQVPAALPSVVAKAIDQSTLPNSPPSAIMSQTSPPTMDQWSLNAEEVKIPVSKENSQDWNAFGESTGNMPNNVFAFNDMPQVAPHQFAIPSVPYMESRTSQDLARGEPERSTPGDIFPGFNVSPGVLAEPSFPAPLQPQLGMVSQAGKSTNPFDMAFESDVEANDMFMDLTSLQATLPDPHLPAEYSGNLAEPWMSQNSTVAYIPSASQGGLSYIPGQVQDSHMLNSAQQGQFPPRNPFDE; this is encoded by the exons ATGGGGagccggagggaggaggagaggaacgaGAAGATCATCCGCGGCCTCATGAAGCTGCCGCCCAACCGCAAGTGCATCAACTGCAACAGTGTG GGGCCACAATACGTATGCACCAATTTCTGGACCTTTACATGCTTGTCATGTAGTGGGATACA CCGTGAGTTCACTCACCGTGTTAAATCAGTGTCAATGTCTAAATTCACTACCCAAGAAGTGCGGGCTCTTGAACAGGGTGGTAACCAG CGAGCACGTGATATCTACCTAAAAGATTGGGATTGGCAGCGAATGAGATTGCCTGACAACAG CAAACCAGATAGGATAAGGGAATTTATCAGAACTGTTTATGTAGACAAGAAGTATGCTGGTGCGAAGTCCACCGACAAACCAGCCACTGATAGTGAG AGTGTAAAGGGCAATGAAAGTGAAACAAGAAGACCTGACTCCTATCATTCATACTCGCAAAGCCCACCTTATGATTTTCAGTATGAGGATAGACGATATGGTAAGCAAGTTAACACGCTTGCTCGGAGGCCTTCGGATAGGGCACTCTTTGATGGGAAACTCGGCAGCCTATTGTACAGTCCGGGTCGTTCCAGGGATCAGATGCATGAAGATCGATTTGCTAATGAGAGTCACGGATCAAGATTTTCTGACTTTTCAGCCTCAAGCACCAGTGACTTTAGAAACGATGTGCTTTCTCCTAGCTCTCAGGATACAGGGTACAGCAGCCCTTCTGTTCACCATTCAAGAAATGTATCAGCTGAAAATCCTCAATCCCAAAGACATCCAAATGCAGTTTCACAAATAGAATCTAATGGAGGTCGTCGTTCACAG CGAACAGCTTCTTCTGGAAGTTTTGGATCGTTTGATGGTAGCTCACCATCTAATAAATCAGTTGATTCAGGTGTCCTACCTGATGCACCTACAGAAAGGCCAGTGCCCTCTGCTGCAAACCGTCAGAGTGGGGCATCTTCTGTAGCTCATTCTACACAACCGTATGCCTTGCAGCAGAGTGCGAATTCTTCAGCCAGCCAAATTGCCCCCCAAGAATCTCTGCGGCATTTGCCTGTTTCAGCCCAACCACAACCACAACCAACGGCTTTCACTAATCAAGACCTCTTTGACATGTCAACATTGCCGCAACCCGTTGTTTATGCACCACCAATAGATTTGTTTGCCGGCTTTAATCAACAGACTGCATCAGTTCCTAATGGTCATTCTGATGTTGTTAAAGAAGCTGTGCATAATGCTGTGGTTCAGAAGGTTGTCACGACTTCATCGTCTGTATCAGCAGAAGCAGTCCCCACATCTCATCCTGTGCACCAAGATCTCTTCAGTCTGTCAATAGCGCAGGACCCAGCAACTTCCTCTTCCCCTCCGTCAGTGGATCTGTTTGCTGGCTTTGACCAACAGCTGCCACCTACGTCTAGTGTTCATCATATTACACCAGCAGCTCCATTGCCTGCTAATGAAGGGTGGGCATTCTTCGACACACCTCAATATGGTTCATCAACTTCTGTTTCAAATGTGCAAGCTCAGGTGCCTGCTGCATTGCCAAGTGTCGTTGCCAAAGCAATTGATCAATCAACATTGCCAAATTCACCACCAAGTGCCATCATGTCACAAACATCTCCGCCTACTATGGACCAGTGGAGTTTAAATGCTGAAGAGGTGAAGATCCCTGTCTCCAAGGAAAACTCCCAG GACTGGAATGCCTTTGGTGAATCCACTGGGAACATGCCTAATAATGTGTTTGCATTCAATGATATGCCTCAAGTAGCACCTCATCAATTTGCCATACCCAGTGTTCCATACATGGAATCCAGAACTTCACAG GACTTGGCTAGGGGTGAGCCTGAAAGGTCAACTCCTGGGGATATATTCCCTGGCTTCAATGTCTCTCCTGGTGTCCTGGCCGAGCCATCATTTCCTGCACCACTTCAACCCCAACTG GGCATGGTGTCTCAGGCTGGAAAATCAACAAATCCGTTTGACATGGCATTTGAGTCTGATGTCGAAGCCAACGACATG TTTATGGATTTGACCTCACTACAAGCAACACTGCCGGATCCTCATCTTCCCGCAGAATACTCCGGCAACTTAGCAGAGCCATGGATGTCTCAGAATTCTACCGTGGCATATATTCCTTCTGCATCTCAGG GAGGGTTGTCATACATCCCGGGGCAAGTACAAGACTCCCATATGCT GAACTCAGCACAGCAAGGACAGTTTCCACCAAGAAatccatttgatgaatga